A region from the Vibrio rumoiensis genome encodes:
- a CDS encoding MFS transporter — MLSKSFENHPISDQATPCEATENADPKSLKKVTFGLFIGSFISFCNLYLFQPLLPLIAQHYQVSAAHVNWVLAAATLTLALSLLPWAIYSEKIGRRKIMLFSLYASPVVGLCILLSDQLGLLIASRALMGIALSGYISVAVAYMAEEFSPKVFLLAVGSYIGANSLGGITGRIYGGVVGEWLGWQTAVIGMALFSLAIAILVTLWVPAQKNFVAKETSLSSHLKDAMRHIQTPRLWMAMLIGGLNFALFVNLYTVMGFRLVAEPFSLPVGMVSLIFLCYLTGTLTSKLSGQWSLRFKPTSGIVLGTLVSLLGMLIALIPNLYAMFIALILISGGAFFTHSLAYAWVSSKAQQAKASATALYLVHYYAGGSLGGFYLIYCWQHGGWLTVALGGSLLYIAILMLTYKLNTLEDTNVRS; from the coding sequence ATGTTAAGTAAATCGTTTGAAAATCATCCTATCTCAGATCAAGCTACACCGTGTGAGGCAACTGAGAACGCTGATCCGAAATCACTCAAAAAAGTCACTTTCGGCTTATTCATTGGTTCTTTCATTTCATTTTGTAATCTCTACTTATTCCAACCACTTCTACCGTTAATTGCTCAACATTATCAAGTCAGTGCCGCTCATGTTAACTGGGTACTGGCAGCCGCGACATTAACGCTCGCACTCTCCTTGTTACCTTGGGCTATCTATTCTGAAAAGATCGGCCGTCGCAAAATCATGTTGTTTAGCTTATACGCTTCACCCGTCGTGGGTTTATGTATTCTTCTGTCCGATCAGTTAGGGTTACTTATCGCCTCACGTGCACTGATGGGGATTGCGCTGTCAGGCTACATTTCTGTTGCGGTGGCTTATATGGCCGAAGAATTTAGCCCAAAAGTATTTTTACTCGCGGTGGGTTCTTATATTGGCGCCAATTCATTGGGGGGGATCACTGGCCGAATTTATGGTGGTGTGGTTGGTGAATGGCTCGGTTGGCAAACGGCGGTCATTGGAATGGCCCTATTTAGCCTTGCTATCGCTATTTTAGTCACGCTCTGGGTGCCTGCGCAGAAAAATTTTGTGGCCAAAGAAACGTCGTTATCCAGCCATTTAAAAGATGCGATGCGCCACATACAAACGCCAAGATTGTGGATGGCTATGTTGATTGGCGGGCTAAACTTTGCGCTATTTGTGAATCTCTACACTGTGATGGGCTTCCGTTTAGTGGCTGAACCCTTCTCTCTACCCGTCGGTATGGTATCGCTGATCTTCCTTTGTTATTTAACCGGCACGTTAACCTCAAAACTCAGTGGCCAATGGAGCCTACGCTTCAAACCCACCAGCGGTATTGTTTTGGGTACGCTTGTCAGTCTATTAGGTATGCTTATTGCCCTGATCCCCAATTTATATGCGATGTTTATTGCGCTTATTTTAATCAGTGGCGGCGCTTTCTTCACTCATTCATTGGCGTATGCCTGGGTCAGTTCAAAAGCACAACAAGCTAAAGCAAGCGCAACCGCCTTATACCTCGTTCATTATTACGCTGGTGGCAGTTTAGGAGGGTTTTACTTAATCTATTGCTGGCAACATGGTGGCTGGTTGACTGTCGCCCTTGGTGGCAGCTTGCTCTATATCGCAATTCTCATGCTCACATATAAATTAAATACGCTTGAGGATACCAATGTACGCTCATAA
- a CDS encoding nucleoside triphosphate pyrophosphohydrolase family protein, which yields MQFTLLSTELYQHLYRDITEFRSTFDLPVADLTSLDNKADTLHTSLAIEELTELAEADCKTEQADAIVDTVYVLMGRLVHRGDEQVTSNVGISYIIELLLHVAKNRGIEFLPCWDEVHSSNMSKVCRNEQEFTETQAFYAKQGVELEGVKKGEYIIAKCAKDVEMQGKTVRKGKVLKSVYYRPTDLEKLTQ from the coding sequence ATGCAATTTACCCTACTTTCTACTGAACTTTACCAGCACTTATATCGTGATATTACAGAATTTCGTTCAACGTTTGATCTCCCTGTTGCCGACTTAACTTCTCTCGACAACAAAGCCGATACTTTGCATACCTCACTTGCTATCGAAGAGCTGACTGAATTAGCAGAAGCCGATTGTAAAACGGAACAGGCCGATGCGATTGTGGATACGGTTTATGTTTTAATGGGTCGTTTGGTCCATCGTGGTGACGAGCAAGTAACCAGCAATGTGGGTATCAGTTACATTATCGAATTATTGCTGCATGTGGCTAAAAACCGTGGCATTGAATTTTTACCATGCTGGGATGAAGTTCATTCAAGCAATATGAGTAAAGTTTGCCGCAACGAACAAGAATTCACTGAAACACAAGCATTCTATGCCAAGCAAGGTGTTGAGCTTGAAGGCGTGAAAAAAGGCGAATACATCATCGCAAAATGCGCAAAAGATGTAGAGATGCAAGGTAAGACCGTACGCAAAGGCAAGGTGCTGAAATCGGTTTACTACCGCCCAACCGATTTAGAAAAATTGACTCAATAA
- the btuD gene encoding vitamin B12 ABC transporter ATP-binding protein BtuD, which yields MIDINDLHVAKRLMPMSFQVQPGDIIHVIGPNGSGKSTLLDVLSGLLSHQGNVRVNGESITHYDLQALAKIRAYLCQSDRPAFNMSVFQYLSLSIAKEMASDVVESAVHEITTQLCITEKLGKSIHHLSGGEWQRVRLAGVCLQVWPTLNPQAKLLLLDEPAAPLDVGQESLLYQMIDVMAKKGLTIIMSNHDLNRTLRHSDKVVVLKEGVLKAMGESKSLLTGELLTDIFNTQVTRIEHAGQAHLLFD from the coding sequence ATGATTGATATTAATGATCTTCATGTCGCCAAGCGCCTTATGCCGATGAGCTTTCAGGTACAGCCGGGTGACATTATTCATGTAATTGGCCCTAATGGGAGTGGTAAAAGTACCTTACTTGACGTGTTGTCTGGCTTACTTTCACATCAAGGTAATGTCAGAGTAAACGGTGAGTCAATTACTCACTATGATCTGCAAGCATTAGCTAAAATTCGAGCTTATTTGTGTCAGTCCGATCGACCAGCATTCAATATGTCGGTTTTTCAGTATTTATCCCTATCCATTGCCAAAGAGATGGCGAGTGATGTGGTAGAAAGTGCGGTCCATGAGATTACTACCCAGCTGTGTATTACCGAGAAGCTAGGCAAAAGCATTCACCATTTATCAGGTGGGGAATGGCAACGAGTCAGGCTTGCTGGAGTATGTTTGCAAGTGTGGCCCACGTTAAACCCACAAGCTAAATTACTATTACTTGATGAACCTGCCGCGCCGCTAGATGTCGGCCAAGAAAGTTTGCTATACCAAATGATCGATGTGATGGCGAAGAAAGGGCTAACGATCATTATGTCGAATCATGACTTGAATCGAACCTTAAGGCATTCCGATAAAGTGGTCGTGTTAAAAGAAGGTGTATTGAAAGCGATGGGCGAAAGCAAGTCGTTATTAACGGGGGAATTACTCACCGATATATTCAATACCCAAGTCACGCGTATTGAGCATGCAGGACAAGCCCATTTATTGTTTGATTAA
- the btuC gene encoding vitamin B12 ABC transporter permease BtuC — MRFNQLIHIKHQRWKLPFILITIFLACVSAIYLSVGDLSLSFFHPMSDLQQQVLVNLRLPRLMAAILLGASLAVAGATLQVLLGNPLAEPGIIGISGGASLAMVIALFFFPMLMSPLGSMAVAILGSLVFTLLIVSLAKAMRLTTGRLLLIGVALGILSGAVVTWAFYFSDDFNLRILMYWLMGSIGGVSWAQVSLGLIMLPCIVWLCLKGRDLDLLMAGEQHAKQLGLDVFALRWKLIIYVSILVGCSVAIGGVISFIGLVVPHLIRLVFGSENRYLLPMSALCGASLLVLADLLARVSLTSAELPLGVMTTSIGAPVFIWMLLRGHDQH; from the coding sequence ATGCGATTCAATCAGTTAATTCACATCAAACACCAGCGTTGGAAACTGCCATTTATTTTAATCACTATCTTTTTAGCCTGCGTGAGTGCTATTTATTTATCGGTTGGTGATCTATCCCTGTCTTTTTTTCATCCTATGTCAGATTTACAACAACAAGTGTTGGTGAATCTTCGTTTGCCTCGACTAATGGCGGCGATTTTATTAGGTGCTTCCTTAGCGGTAGCGGGTGCAACGTTACAGGTATTACTGGGTAACCCTCTAGCCGAGCCCGGAATCATTGGCATTTCAGGTGGTGCAAGCCTGGCAATGGTGATCGCGTTGTTCTTCTTCCCCATGTTAATGTCGCCACTAGGGTCTATGGCTGTGGCGATACTCGGTTCGTTAGTATTTACCTTATTGATCGTTTCTCTTGCCAAAGCGATGCGTTTAACCACTGGGCGATTGCTGCTTATTGGGGTGGCATTAGGGATTTTATCTGGCGCAGTCGTAACCTGGGCATTTTATTTTAGTGATGATTTCAATCTTAGAATTTTAATGTATTGGTTGATGGGCAGTATTGGCGGGGTGTCTTGGGCTCAGGTCTCACTAGGCTTAATCATGTTACCCTGTATCGTTTGGTTGTGTTTGAAAGGTCGTGATTTAGATCTACTGATGGCCGGTGAACAACATGCCAAACAACTTGGCTTGGATGTATTTGCTCTACGTTGGAAATTAATAATCTATGTGTCAATATTAGTCGGCTGTTCGGTCGCCATTGGTGGGGTGATCAGTTTTATTGGGCTGGTGGTTCCGCATCTTATTCGTTTGGTTTTTGGTAGCGAAAATCGATATTTATTACCGATGTCAGCGCTATGCGGAGCAAGCCTCTTGGTGTTAGCCGACTTATTGGCAAGAGTGTCGTTAACCAGTGCAGAGCTTCCTCTCGGCGTGATGACAACCAGTATCGGCGCGCCAGTGTTTATTTGGATGCTACTGCGTGGGCATGACCAACATTAA
- a CDS encoding succinylglutamate desuccinylase, with the protein MEHQHNQKDNPLIHDLVTKGFIYTTLHHLSWPQQTLTVDNGLVLRFYHRGMLSITPAKYKGDSATVISVGIHGDETGPIELADKLVTQVLSGEVTISHPCLFIFAHPDATIKKQRFIEQNLNQLFEMSTMQIRGIEGEIAAKIKDVVELFFERSSGKKRWHLDLHCSSRPSQYPVFAIRPATRHQSDDTDQELKYFAQHADVQAVLLCHHPSYAFSWYTGEYFQAKSLTIELGQLRALGENDLSVFTSFLSGMHLLLNRNEKVDDVNCMNQDIAVYDVVDEIRKQHSDLAFTARQALINFEPLYLNQVYGIQGGAPMICESGGHALVFANDKVDVGQRAALLVERIR; encoded by the coding sequence ATGGAGCACCAGCATAATCAAAAAGATAACCCTTTAATTCACGATCTCGTGACGAAAGGGTTTATTTATACCACTTTGCACCATTTATCGTGGCCGCAACAAACCTTAACGGTGGATAATGGCTTAGTGTTACGGTTTTACCATCGTGGCATGTTGAGCATTACTCCTGCCAAATACAAAGGGGACAGTGCCACGGTTATATCGGTGGGAATTCATGGTGATGAAACTGGCCCGATTGAACTGGCTGATAAACTGGTCACCCAAGTGCTATCTGGTGAGGTAACTATTAGTCATCCGTGTTTGTTTATATTTGCTCACCCTGATGCCACGATCAAAAAACAGCGCTTTATAGAACAGAACCTCAATCAGCTTTTTGAAATGTCTACTATGCAGATACGAGGCATTGAAGGCGAAATTGCTGCAAAGATAAAAGATGTGGTTGAATTGTTTTTTGAACGATCTTCTGGGAAGAAACGCTGGCATCTCGACCTTCATTGCTCATCTCGCCCTTCACAATACCCAGTTTTTGCTATCCGCCCAGCCACTAGACACCAATCTGACGACACTGACCAAGAATTAAAATATTTTGCCCAGCACGCTGATGTTCAAGCTGTTTTACTATGTCACCATCCAAGTTATGCGTTTAGTTGGTATACCGGTGAATATTTTCAAGCTAAGAGCTTAACGATAGAGCTCGGGCAGCTAAGAGCATTGGGAGAAAATGATCTTTCGGTATTTACCTCGTTTTTATCGGGTATGCATTTATTGCTTAATCGAAATGAAAAAGTCGATGATGTGAATTGCATGAATCAAGATATTGCCGTTTATGATGTGGTGGATGAGATACGTAAACAACACTCAGATTTAGCTTTTACCGCGAGACAGGCGTTAATTAATTTTGAACCACTGTACTTAAACCAAGTGTACGGAATACAAGGCGGTGCTCCAATGATCTGTGAGTCTGGTGGGCACGCTTTAGTGTTTGCTAACGACAAGGTCGATGTTGGTCAGAGAGCAGCCTTGTTAGTGGAAAGAATTCGTTAA
- a CDS encoding siroheme synthase, which translates to MRYFPIFLDLNNKAVLVVGGGEVACRKVDMLLRAGANVTVVSPNIHPHLLSLSEQQSLLWVKAFYQSEMLHDYIQVWATTDNPDLNHQVHHDAKRKNIMVNVVDDKPYCDFITPSMINRGRIQIAVSSGGASPVLIRYLREKLESILPQNLSLLADFGASKRNSIKESLATVDERRKFWERFFSSEKMPTITKREQLESLYLDTLQDKVEVTSVLHWIQFNHDVENLSIKALRLMQESELVLYPTNCPFEFVDLCRRDADREEYQDIHQLAALIERAKADKLRVCIFTSSAPIASELKLLMGNDKLIRIAE; encoded by the coding sequence ATGCGCTATTTCCCGATTTTCCTCGATCTAAATAATAAAGCGGTACTCGTTGTGGGTGGCGGAGAAGTGGCTTGCAGAAAAGTCGACATGCTTCTCAGAGCAGGGGCAAATGTCACGGTTGTATCGCCGAATATTCATCCTCACTTGCTTTCATTATCAGAGCAACAGTCGCTACTTTGGGTGAAAGCATTCTATCAATCTGAAATGTTGCATGACTACATTCAAGTGTGGGCCACAACCGATAATCCTGATTTGAATCATCAAGTTCATCATGATGCGAAACGGAAAAATATCATGGTAAATGTTGTGGATGACAAACCTTATTGTGATTTTATTACGCCTTCCATGATCAACCGTGGTCGCATTCAAATTGCAGTATCGAGTGGTGGGGCATCACCGGTATTAATCCGTTATCTGCGTGAAAAATTAGAATCGATACTGCCGCAAAATTTATCATTATTGGCCGATTTTGGCGCATCTAAGCGTAATAGTATTAAAGAATCATTAGCCACGGTAGATGAAAGACGTAAGTTTTGGGAACGTTTCTTTTCTTCGGAAAAAATGCCAACGATCACTAAACGGGAACAATTGGAATCTCTTTATTTAGATACTTTGCAAGATAAAGTGGAAGTGACTTCTGTTCTACATTGGATTCAATTTAATCATGATGTAGAGAATCTCTCGATTAAAGCGTTGCGACTAATGCAAGAATCAGAATTGGTTTTATACCCAACAAACTGTCCATTCGAATTTGTTGATTTATGCCGTCGTGATGCAGATAGGGAGGAGTATCAAGATATTCATCAATTGGCTGCGTTAATCGAGAGAGCCAAAGCGGATAAATTAAGAGTGTGTATATTTACCTCAAGTGCTCCAATTGCCTCAGAACTAAAACTTTTAATGGGTAATGACAAGCTAATTAGAATTGCTGAATAA
- a CDS encoding amino acid ABC transporter substrate-binding protein, whose protein sequence is MQKSIKLLASAVAVSAAMLANSAFAGTLQDVQKANELKCGVSTGLAGFSNPNSKGQWEGLDVEYCQAVAAAVLGDKSKVKYVPLNAKERFTALQSGEVDVLSRNTTWTLQRDGSLGLNFVGTTYYDGQGFMVKKDLGVKSATELDGASVCVQAGTTTELNLADYFRLKGMSYKPVVFDTMDQTAKGFDSGRCDVLTSDQSQLYGLRLNLKDPSSAVVLPEIISKEPLGPVVRQGDDQWFNITKWTLFAMINAEEYGITQKNVDEMKKSNDPNVKRILGLDGPKGEGLGLKDDWAYQIVKQVGNYGEMFERTVGQGSPLKVDRGVNKLWNAGGFQYAPPIR, encoded by the coding sequence ATGCAAAAATCAATTAAACTTCTCGCTTCAGCTGTCGCAGTTTCTGCCGCAATGCTGGCCAACTCGGCTTTCGCCGGTACACTTCAAGATGTACAAAAAGCGAATGAACTAAAATGTGGTGTTAGTACGGGCCTTGCAGGCTTTTCTAACCCAAACTCTAAAGGCCAATGGGAAGGTCTTGATGTCGAATATTGTCAAGCGGTTGCTGCTGCCGTATTAGGTGATAAATCGAAAGTAAAATATGTGCCACTCAACGCAAAAGAACGCTTCACTGCACTTCAATCTGGCGAAGTTGATGTTCTATCTCGAAATACCACTTGGACGCTACAACGCGATGGTTCTCTTGGCCTTAACTTCGTAGGCACAACCTATTACGATGGCCAAGGTTTCATGGTGAAAAAAGACTTAGGCGTGAAAAGTGCGACGGAACTTGATGGCGCTTCTGTCTGTGTGCAAGCCGGTACCACAACTGAGCTAAACCTTGCTGACTATTTCCGTTTGAAAGGCATGTCATACAAACCTGTGGTATTTGACACCATGGACCAAACAGCGAAAGGCTTTGATTCAGGTCGCTGTGATGTCCTAACTTCTGACCAATCTCAACTTTACGGACTACGTTTAAATCTTAAAGATCCAAGCTCAGCGGTCGTTTTACCTGAAATCATTTCAAAAGAGCCTCTAGGGCCTGTGGTTCGCCAAGGTGATGATCAATGGTTTAACATTACTAAGTGGACATTATTTGCCATGATTAATGCTGAAGAATACGGCATTACTCAGAAAAATGTCGATGAAATGAAAAAATCGAACGATCCAAACGTTAAACGTATTTTAGGTCTTGATGGCCCTAAAGGCGAAGGCTTAGGTCTTAAAGACGATTGGGCTTACCAGATTGTGAAACAAGTCGGTAACTATGGTGAAATGTTTGAGCGCACTGTCGGTCAAGGTTCTCCATTAAAAGTTGACCGTGGCGTGAATAAACTTTGGAACGCTGGTGGCTTCCAATACGCACCACCAATCCGTTAA